One Felis catus isolate Fca126 chromosome D2, F.catus_Fca126_mat1.0, whole genome shotgun sequence DNA window includes the following coding sequences:
- the SLC16A12 gene encoding monocarboxylate transporter 12 isoform X2, translated as MELYHLKSTFFPFENKCISIFFVEFQTYFTQDYAQTAWIHSIVDCVTMLCAPLGSVVSNHLSCQVGIMLGGLLASTGLILGSFATSLKHLYLTLGVLTGLGFALCYSPAIAMVGKYFSRRKALAYGIAMSGSGIGTFILAPVVQLLIEQFSWRGALLILGGFVLNLCVCGALMRPITLKEDPTTPEQDHICRTQKQDFKRVSPCATLTKKWVQTCLCCSLQQEYSFLLMSDFVVLAISVLFMAYGCSPLFVYLVPYALSVGVSHQQAAFLMSILGVIDIIGNITFGWLTDRRCLKNYRYVCYLFAVGLDGLCYLCLPMLQSLPLLVPFSCTFGYFDGAYVTLIPVVTAEIVGTTSLSSALGVVYFLHAVPYLVSPPIAGWLVDTTGSYTAAFLLCGFSMIFSSVLLGFARLVKKMKKTQLQFLAKESDPKLQLWTNGSVAYSVAKELDHKDEESVAVAVSGYNPT; from the exons ATGGAACTTTACCATTTGAAAagtacttttttcccttttgagaaCAA atgtatttccattttttttgtggaGTTCCAGACATACTTCACTCAGGATTATGCACAAACAGCTTGGATCCATTCCATTGTAGACTGTGTGACCATGCTCTGTG CTCCACTTGGGAGTGTCGTCAGTAACCATTTATCCTGTCAAGTGGGAATCATGCTGGGTGGCTTGCTTGCATCGACTGGTCTCATCCTGGGCTCATTTGCCACCAGTCTGAAGCATCTCTACCTCACTCTGGGAGTTCTCACAG GTCTCGGATTTGCACTTTGTTACTCTCCAGCTATTGCCATGGTTGGCAAATATTTCAGCAGACGGAAGGCCCTTGCTTACGGGATCGCTATGTCAGGAAGTGGCATTGGCACCTTCATACTGGCTCCGGTGGTTCAACTCCTTATTGAACAGTTTTCCTGGCGGGGAGCGTTACTCATTCTTGGGGGCTTCGTTTTGAATCTCTGTGTTTGCGGCGCCTTGATGCGGCCTATTACTCTGAAAGAGGACCCTACAACTCCAGAGCAGGACCACATCTGTAGAACTCAGAAACAAGACTTTAAGCGAGTGTCTCCCTGTGCAACTTTGACTAAAAAATGGGTGCAGACCTGCCTCTGTTGCTCTTTGCAACAGGAATACAGTTTTTTACTGATGTCAGACTTCGTTGTGTTAGCCATCTCTGTTCTGTTCATGGCTTACGGCTGCAGCCCTCTCTTTGTGTACTTGGTACCTTATGCTCTGAGTGTCGGAGTGAGTCACCAGCAAGCTGCTTTCCTTATGTCCATACTCGGGGTGATTGACATTATTGGCAATATCACATTTGGATGGCTAACTGACAGAAG GTGCCTGAAGAATTACCGGTATGTCTGCTACCTCTTTGCCGTGGGACTGGATGGGCTTTGCTATCTCTGCCTCCCGATGCTCCAGAGTCTTCCCCTCCTCGTGCCTTTCTCTTGTACCTTTGGCTACTTTGATGGTGCCTACGTGACTCTGATCCCAGTAGTGACTGCAGAAATAGTAGGGACCACGTCTTTGTCATCAGCCCTCGGTGTGGTGTACTTCCTTCATGCAGTGCCGTACTTGGTGAGCCCACCCATCGCAG GATGGCTTGTGGATACGACGGGCAGCTACACTGCAGCCTTTCTGCTCTGTGGATTCTCAATGATATTTAGTTCTGTGTTGCTTGGCTTTGCTAGACTtgtaaagaagatgaaaaaaacccAGCTGCAGTTCCTGGCCAAAGAGTCTGATCCGAAGCTGCAGCTCTGGACCAATGGATCGGTGGCTTACTCTGTAGCAAAAGAGTTAGATCACAAAGATGAGGAATCTGTCGCTGTCGCAGTATCTGGTTACAACCCCACATGA
- the SLC16A12 gene encoding monocarboxylate transporter 12 isoform X1 yields MPTGSHWTANLFQDHNWAIEGTRKRGKKKAEAMAKRNRVRSTSPPDGGWGWMIVAGCFLVTICTRAVTRCISIFFVEFQTYFTQDYAQTAWIHSIVDCVTMLCAPLGSVVSNHLSCQVGIMLGGLLASTGLILGSFATSLKHLYLTLGVLTGLGFALCYSPAIAMVGKYFSRRKALAYGIAMSGSGIGTFILAPVVQLLIEQFSWRGALLILGGFVLNLCVCGALMRPITLKEDPTTPEQDHICRTQKQDFKRVSPCATLTKKWVQTCLCCSLQQEYSFLLMSDFVVLAISVLFMAYGCSPLFVYLVPYALSVGVSHQQAAFLMSILGVIDIIGNITFGWLTDRRCLKNYRYVCYLFAVGLDGLCYLCLPMLQSLPLLVPFSCTFGYFDGAYVTLIPVVTAEIVGTTSLSSALGVVYFLHAVPYLVSPPIAGWLVDTTGSYTAAFLLCGFSMIFSSVLLGFARLVKKMKKTQLQFLAKESDPKLQLWTNGSVAYSVAKELDHKDEESVAVAVSGYNPT; encoded by the exons ATGCCAACAGGAAGTCACTGGACAGCAAACCTCTTCCAGGATCACAACTGGGCTATTGAAGGAACtcgaaaaagagggaaaaaaaaagctgaggccATGGCAAAAAGAAACCGAGTTCGGTCTACCTCTCCTCCAGATGGAGGCTGGGGCTGGATGATTGTGGCTGGCTGTTTCCTTGTTACCATCTGTACTCGGGCAGTCACCAG atgtatttccattttttttgtggaGTTCCAGACATACTTCACTCAGGATTATGCACAAACAGCTTGGATCCATTCCATTGTAGACTGTGTGACCATGCTCTGTG CTCCACTTGGGAGTGTCGTCAGTAACCATTTATCCTGTCAAGTGGGAATCATGCTGGGTGGCTTGCTTGCATCGACTGGTCTCATCCTGGGCTCATTTGCCACCAGTCTGAAGCATCTCTACCTCACTCTGGGAGTTCTCACAG GTCTCGGATTTGCACTTTGTTACTCTCCAGCTATTGCCATGGTTGGCAAATATTTCAGCAGACGGAAGGCCCTTGCTTACGGGATCGCTATGTCAGGAAGTGGCATTGGCACCTTCATACTGGCTCCGGTGGTTCAACTCCTTATTGAACAGTTTTCCTGGCGGGGAGCGTTACTCATTCTTGGGGGCTTCGTTTTGAATCTCTGTGTTTGCGGCGCCTTGATGCGGCCTATTACTCTGAAAGAGGACCCTACAACTCCAGAGCAGGACCACATCTGTAGAACTCAGAAACAAGACTTTAAGCGAGTGTCTCCCTGTGCAACTTTGACTAAAAAATGGGTGCAGACCTGCCTCTGTTGCTCTTTGCAACAGGAATACAGTTTTTTACTGATGTCAGACTTCGTTGTGTTAGCCATCTCTGTTCTGTTCATGGCTTACGGCTGCAGCCCTCTCTTTGTGTACTTGGTACCTTATGCTCTGAGTGTCGGAGTGAGTCACCAGCAAGCTGCTTTCCTTATGTCCATACTCGGGGTGATTGACATTATTGGCAATATCACATTTGGATGGCTAACTGACAGAAG GTGCCTGAAGAATTACCGGTATGTCTGCTACCTCTTTGCCGTGGGACTGGATGGGCTTTGCTATCTCTGCCTCCCGATGCTCCAGAGTCTTCCCCTCCTCGTGCCTTTCTCTTGTACCTTTGGCTACTTTGATGGTGCCTACGTGACTCTGATCCCAGTAGTGACTGCAGAAATAGTAGGGACCACGTCTTTGTCATCAGCCCTCGGTGTGGTGTACTTCCTTCATGCAGTGCCGTACTTGGTGAGCCCACCCATCGCAG GATGGCTTGTGGATACGACGGGCAGCTACACTGCAGCCTTTCTGCTCTGTGGATTCTCAATGATATTTAGTTCTGTGTTGCTTGGCTTTGCTAGACTtgtaaagaagatgaaaaaaacccAGCTGCAGTTCCTGGCCAAAGAGTCTGATCCGAAGCTGCAGCTCTGGACCAATGGATCGGTGGCTTACTCTGTAGCAAAAGAGTTAGATCACAAAGATGAGGAATCTGTCGCTGTCGCAGTATCTGGTTACAACCCCACATGA